From one Peredibacter starrii genomic stretch:
- a CDS encoding cytochrome P450, with protein MANKNRRSAFTKALSFVDLSKIPGPRGIDYFHYVQFFQRDILGAFTKVNRDYGDIGSFPWPMNSIIIYSPEFARRVLVENHKSYIKGEQIEELRAVVGNGLATNNDYESWLRIRTIIAKEFNAKAIQSFNKNFERLCLEHISGWSGKSEMDVCEEMKFLTFKIACDTLLGVSLSKEDAHKVNEAVHFTSLVTYERIFQFFPVPYWVPTKKNEAFHRHYKNLSTIVNKLILQEKGRQNSHPSSVLERLVHAVDPETKDRLSDDELHDEILTMLLAGHETSAHSLTWTIGLLAKHQEIQEKLHKLISENSLENIPYLQWIIMESMRLYPSFPVLSRKTAETDTLGPYTIPKNTNVVIPIYVIQRNQENFADALTFNPERFASAETQKSFAYLPFSKGPRKCIAEAFAMSEMAIILYQLIKHFSFELIHTDLPQEVASVSLKPVGGMNVRAIKRK; from the coding sequence ATGGCCAATAAGAACAGACGATCCGCCTTCACCAAGGCCCTATCATTTGTTGATCTCTCAAAAATTCCCGGACCTCGAGGAATTGATTATTTCCATTACGTTCAATTCTTTCAGCGAGACATTCTCGGAGCATTCACAAAGGTAAATCGTGATTATGGAGACATCGGCAGTTTCCCGTGGCCCATGAATTCCATCATTATCTATTCTCCGGAATTTGCTCGCAGAGTATTAGTGGAAAATCATAAGAGTTATATCAAGGGCGAACAGATTGAAGAACTTCGGGCCGTAGTTGGAAATGGTCTTGCCACTAACAATGATTACGAATCTTGGCTAAGAATTAGAACAATCATTGCTAAAGAATTTAATGCCAAGGCGATTCAAAGCTTCAATAAAAACTTTGAGAGGCTTTGTCTTGAGCATATTTCAGGATGGAGCGGCAAAAGTGAGATGGATGTCTGTGAAGAGATGAAGTTTCTCACCTTCAAAATCGCTTGCGATACTTTACTCGGGGTCAGTCTTAGTAAAGAAGACGCCCATAAAGTAAATGAGGCAGTTCACTTCACGTCACTTGTCACCTACGAGAGGATCTTTCAATTCTTCCCAGTTCCTTATTGGGTACCTACTAAGAAGAATGAAGCATTTCATCGTCATTATAAAAATTTAAGCACCATCGTGAATAAATTGATTCTTCAAGAAAAAGGACGACAAAACTCTCATCCTTCAAGCGTTCTTGAAAGACTGGTTCACGCCGTTGATCCAGAAACCAAAGACCGCTTAAGTGATGATGAGCTTCACGATGAGATTTTAACCATGCTGCTTGCAGGACACGAGACCTCGGCCCACTCGCTTACCTGGACAATTGGTCTTTTGGCCAAGCATCAAGAAATTCAGGAGAAATTGCACAAACTAATTTCCGAGAACTCACTCGAGAATATTCCTTACCTTCAATGGATCATCATGGAATCCATGCGTCTTTATCCGTCATTTCCGGTACTATCCAGAAAGACCGCCGAGACTGATACACTTGGCCCTTATACCATCCCTAAAAATACAAATGTGGTAATTCCGATTTATGTGATCCAAAGAAACCAAGAGAACTTTGCAGATGCCCTAACATTTAATCCCGAACGATTTGCTTCTGCGGAAACTCAAAAGTCATTTGCCTATCTGCCATTCTCAAAAGGTCCTCGAAAATGTATCGCTGAGGCATTTGCCATGAGCGAGATGGCGATCATTCTCTATCAATTAATTAAACATTTTTCTTTCGAACTCATTCATACTGACCTTCCTCAAGAGGTGGCCTCTGTCAGCTTAAAACCGGTTGGCGGTATGAATGTTCGTGCGATAAAGCGCAAATAA
- the secF gene encoding protein translocase subunit SecF: MSTPKKYVDYVGMFKAAAFCSLLLIIGTVVMYFTKGINYGVDFRGGVEVQVKFKEKVALSELRDLMNEKKVALSQLQSIGDESQNEFLLKLETDKGDLNAVSTQVSTVLNEKYGENSYEILKNDIVGPKAGAELRTSAFKALAWAILAIMIYLALRFDYKFAPGAIAALIHDVTIIIGAFILTQKEFSLQIVAALLAIIGYSVNDTVVIYDRVREIEVSHPGLSTAETVNRALNETMSRTIITSMTVLGVSLVMLFLGGSVIHDFFFAMTIGVILGVYSTIFIAIPMTVIYEKLVAKKAA; the protein is encoded by the coding sequence ATGAGTACTCCAAAAAAATATGTCGATTACGTAGGGATGTTTAAGGCCGCTGCCTTTTGCTCTCTCTTATTAATTATTGGTACAGTTGTTATGTACTTCACTAAAGGAATTAACTACGGCGTAGATTTCCGCGGTGGGGTAGAGGTTCAAGTGAAGTTCAAAGAGAAAGTTGCTCTTTCTGAGCTTCGTGATCTTATGAATGAAAAGAAAGTTGCCCTTTCTCAACTTCAAAGTATCGGTGACGAAAGCCAAAATGAATTCCTCCTTAAGCTCGAAACAGATAAGGGCGACCTGAATGCTGTCTCAACTCAAGTAAGTACAGTTCTTAATGAGAAGTACGGTGAAAATTCTTACGAAATCCTTAAAAACGATATCGTAGGTCCAAAAGCAGGTGCTGAACTTAGAACGTCAGCGTTCAAAGCTCTTGCCTGGGCGATCCTCGCGATCATGATCTACCTAGCTCTTCGTTTCGATTACAAGTTTGCTCCTGGTGCGATTGCGGCCCTTATTCACGACGTAACCATCATCATTGGTGCTTTCATCCTGACTCAAAAAGAGTTCTCGCTTCAAATCGTGGCCGCACTTCTGGCGATTATTGGTTACTCAGTAAACGATACCGTTGTAATTTATGACCGTGTTCGTGAGATTGAAGTTTCTCATCCAGGGCTTTCTACAGCTGAAACAGTTAACCGCGCTCTTAATGAAACAATGTCTCGTACCATCATCACGTCTATGACGGTTCTTGGTGTATCACTTGTTATGTTGTTCCTTGGCGGTTCAGTAATTCACGACTTCTTCTTCGCCATGACTATTGGGGTAATCCTTGGTGTTTACTCGACAATCTTCATCGCTATTCCGATGACTGTTATCTACGAAAAGTTAGTTGCTAAAAAAGCGGCGTGA
- a CDS encoding HU family DNA-binding protein, whose translation MTKADLIAVIEKQANLPHHQAEKIVNICFDSMIQALFDDERIEIRGFGSFANRNYKAYEGRNPKTGKVVKVSPKKVPFFKVGKELKEMVDEGKDKYVIREA comes from the coding sequence ATGACTAAAGCTGATTTGATTGCCGTGATTGAAAAACAAGCAAACCTTCCTCATCATCAAGCAGAGAAGATCGTGAACATCTGTTTTGATAGCATGATTCAGGCACTATTCGACGATGAACGAATTGAAATCAGAGGTTTCGGTTCATTCGCAAATCGTAATTATAAAGCTTATGAAGGTCGTAACCCGAAGACTGGTAAAGTTGTGAAGGTAAGTCCAAAGAAAGTTCCATTCTTTAAAGTTGGTAAAGAACTTAAAGAGATGGTGGATGAAGGTAAAGATAAGTACGTCATTCGCGAAGCTTAA
- a CDS encoding ATP-binding protein: MKWWKNLSVSKKLFGVIGFMGLMIAVVVIMLVFALKTMSAVRAFVAGESDWSKGQKDSLSALQNYLITKDVKFYRIYLERIDVPLGDQRARLEMEKRHMNPKIAADGLIRGKVHPDDIPEVIKFYRRFHQEQHLVQAVKAWRKGDVYIDEMESLGKEIYNKYRQSGEYSPKEFNVILERISDLNDNFTAVETEFSKKIGAASRWLENVILWLLVTSVILIQGSVVLLTFSFSSSLTRALKQFNFVTTEVGKGNFSEYVEVNSKDELGQLANSINEMIVNLRYQIHERIHAEESETKMKRLANSMPQIVFVLDANGECQFYNARWWTFIGMTPQDPKTVKFTDYIHPDDKPLVMHNCREALSEHRTYTGEYRLRDRKGNYRWYLERCVPLLDIDGKVVQWFGTATDIHDLKFAREELQKAVNIRDEFLSVASHELKTPLTSLKLQFQLRKRYIDKGEIARFTPEKIHSMTMDDEMQLNHLVRLVDDMLDVSRLRTGKFNLQPSKFNMTLMLNEVLNRFTPQIQETGSEVSLDAPSELVGNWDRFRLEQVFTNLLTNAMKYGNNKPISVRLIEEDNRVKLMVTDQGRGIAPKDVERIFEQFERAIAYHEVSGLGLGLYITRQIVIAHNGSINVSSEIGKGTTFTVVLPMV; the protein is encoded by the coding sequence ATGAAATGGTGGAAAAATCTCTCAGTATCTAAAAAACTTTTTGGAGTCATTGGCTTCATGGGGTTGATGATTGCCGTTGTGGTGATCATGCTGGTCTTCGCCTTAAAAACAATGAGTGCAGTACGTGCATTCGTTGCGGGCGAAAGTGACTGGTCAAAAGGTCAGAAGGATTCTCTCTCTGCACTTCAAAATTATCTCATCACCAAAGATGTAAAATTCTATCGCATCTATCTTGAAAGAATTGATGTCCCACTTGGAGATCAGCGTGCTCGTCTTGAAATGGAGAAGAGACACATGAATCCTAAGATCGCGGCCGACGGACTTATTCGAGGTAAGGTTCACCCAGATGACATTCCTGAAGTGATCAAGTTCTACCGACGTTTTCATCAGGAACAGCATCTCGTTCAGGCGGTGAAGGCATGGAGAAAGGGTGATGTTTACATTGATGAGATGGAGTCACTTGGTAAAGAGATCTATAATAAGTATCGCCAGAGTGGAGAGTATTCACCGAAAGAATTTAATGTCATTCTGGAGAGAATTTCTGATTTAAATGATAATTTTACCGCCGTCGAGACTGAATTCTCCAAAAAAATAGGTGCCGCCTCTCGTTGGTTAGAAAATGTCATACTGTGGCTTCTGGTCACATCTGTCATTTTGATTCAAGGTTCAGTTGTTCTTCTGACCTTCTCATTCAGTAGCAGTCTTACTCGCGCTCTTAAGCAGTTTAACTTTGTGACGACCGAGGTGGGGAAAGGGAACTTCAGTGAGTATGTTGAGGTCAATTCAAAAGACGAATTGGGGCAGCTTGCAAACTCAATCAACGAGATGATTGTTAATCTTCGTTATCAAATTCATGAACGTATACATGCTGAAGAAAGTGAAACGAAGATGAAAAGACTTGCGAATTCGATGCCTCAAATCGTTTTCGTTCTGGATGCTAATGGCGAATGCCAGTTCTACAATGCTCGTTGGTGGACCTTTATTGGAATGACTCCGCAAGATCCCAAAACGGTGAAGTTTACAGATTATATTCACCCTGATGATAAACCTCTCGTGATGCATAACTGTCGTGAGGCCCTGAGTGAACACCGTACATATACCGGTGAATACCGCTTAAGAGATAGAAAAGGGAATTACCGTTGGTATCTTGAAAGATGTGTGCCGCTTTTAGACATAGACGGCAAAGTTGTTCAGTGGTTTGGTACGGCCACGGACATTCATGATTTGAAGTTTGCTCGTGAAGAACTTCAAAAAGCGGTAAATATCCGTGATGAATTCTTATCAGTTGCTTCTCATGAATTAAAAACTCCGCTGACATCACTGAAGCTTCAGTTCCAGTTACGTAAGCGCTACATCGACAAAGGTGAGATCGCCCGATTTACGCCTGAAAAAATTCATAGCATGACTATGGATGATGAAATGCAGCTGAATCACCTGGTAAGACTTGTTGATGACATGTTGGATGTTTCCCGTTTAAGAACAGGGAAATTCAATCTTCAGCCTTCAAAATTCAACATGACCTTGATGTTAAATGAGGTCCTGAATCGTTTCACACCTCAGATCCAAGAGACCGGCTCGGAAGTGTCATTAGATGCTCCTTCTGAGTTGGTTGGAAACTGGGATCGCTTCCGTTTAGAGCAGGTTTTTACTAACCTTCTGACCAATGCCATGAAGTACGGAAACAATAAACCCATTAGCGTTCGTCTGATTGAAGAGGATAATCGTGTGAAGCTTATGGTGACAGATCAAGGTCGCGGTATTGCACCTAAAGATGTTGAAAGAATTTTCGAACAATTTGAACGGGCAATCGCTTATCACGAGGTGAGTGGTCTAGGACTTGGCCTTTATATCACACGACAAATTGTCATAGCCCACAATGGATCAATCAACGTGAGCAGTGAAATTGGGAAGGGCACAACCTTTACTGTTGTCCTGCCAATGGTCTAG
- a CDS encoding NADAR family protein, translated as MKALLILVLLVPFITLAETYPREWWVEVPRSEAASWEILPQDAKSGEVILSKRTELGIFSNFGATPFILDGKRFASVEGLWQSIKYPDPAISNDSRFQIKQWAFTRAEVENMIGTDAKNAGNLANKIYSQFNLKFVNWGEHFFDYVDHAEGSAYHYDLIKRALRAKLDQTPGLWNLLLKTGCLTLKPDHKAGANEPASYRYYEIYMELRSERQTDCH; from the coding sequence ATGAAAGCACTTCTAATTCTCGTTCTTTTAGTCCCTTTCATCACTCTGGCCGAGACCTATCCTCGTGAATGGTGGGTTGAAGTTCCTCGCTCCGAAGCTGCTAGTTGGGAAATTCTCCCGCAAGACGCTAAATCCGGTGAAGTCATTCTTTCTAAAAGAACCGAATTAGGCATTTTTTCAAATTTTGGTGCAACTCCATTCATTCTTGATGGCAAACGATTCGCTTCAGTCGAAGGACTGTGGCAGTCGATTAAATATCCTGATCCGGCCATCTCTAATGATTCTCGTTTTCAGATCAAACAATGGGCCTTCACTCGTGCGGAAGTGGAGAACATGATCGGAACTGATGCCAAGAACGCTGGAAATCTTGCAAACAAGATCTATTCTCAATTCAATCTAAAATTTGTTAATTGGGGAGAACACTTCTTCGATTACGTTGATCATGCTGAAGGTTCTGCTTATCACTATGACCTTATTAAAAGAGCGCTCCGAGCAAAGCTGGATCAAACGCCGGGCCTCTGGAATCTTCTTCTAAAAACAGGTTGTCTCACTCTGAAACCGGACCATAAAGCGGGTGCAAATGAACCCGCTTCTTACCGCTACTATGAGATCTACATGGAACTCAGAAGTGAGAGGCAAACTGACTGCCATTAG
- a CDS encoding fatty acid desaturase: protein MTSSQTYLKIKKDPMYLLRVYLIEMVVFALLISILYFVRDLNSVNLSLGLAVLPVALVFGCMVASFIHNASHGNVSNKFINRAVGEFCGTWVLYGFTNFILVHLLHHQYSDDELDPVNPKGMSFLKFLSAPMRYMIVVAKKYLFIQHGQTKNYIFIMNTQTVVFHLNLVLKLTFWYLLFGKTLFLFFYVPAFLSNVAILAHINYVCHRDLEDGTVEMVNLNHNLYYKVANYITFGGYFHKSHHMRLNVFNPMKLAQETLPTHKAAAYNGNFIARYFDLHNIWGEGQKNKV from the coding sequence ATGACTAGCTCACAAACCTACTTAAAGATCAAAAAGGACCCCATGTATCTCCTTAGGGTCTATCTCATTGAGATGGTGGTTTTTGCGTTACTCATCTCGATACTCTACTTTGTTCGCGACTTAAATTCAGTAAACCTATCCCTGGGTTTAGCGGTGTTGCCAGTGGCCCTCGTATTCGGATGTATGGTGGCCTCGTTTATTCACAACGCCTCACATGGGAACGTAAGTAATAAATTTATAAACCGAGCTGTGGGAGAATTTTGTGGAACGTGGGTTCTTTATGGATTTACAAATTTTATTCTCGTTCACCTCCTCCACCATCAGTACTCTGATGATGAACTTGATCCAGTGAATCCTAAGGGAATGAGCTTCCTTAAATTCCTATCAGCACCTATGCGCTATATGATCGTGGTGGCAAAGAAGTATCTTTTTATTCAGCATGGCCAGACGAAGAATTATATTTTCATCATGAATACTCAGACGGTAGTATTTCATCTGAATCTCGTGCTGAAGCTGACGTTTTGGTACCTATTATTTGGAAAAACATTGTTCTTGTTCTTCTACGTTCCGGCCTTCTTAAGTAACGTAGCGATTCTTGCTCACATTAATTATGTTTGTCACCGTGACCTGGAAGACGGGACGGTTGAGATGGTGAACTTAAATCACAACCTCTACTACAAGGTCGCTAATTACATTACGTTCGGGGGTTACTTTCATAAGAGCCATCACATGAGGCTTAACGTTTTTAACCCAATGAAACTCGCCCAGGAGACCCTTCCAACTCATAAGGCTGCCGCTTATAATGGTAACTTTATCGCTCGATATTTTGATCTTCACAACATTTGGGGTGAAGGACAAAAAAACAAAGTGTAA
- a CDS encoding helix-turn-helix transcriptional regulator, whose protein sequence is MANVSYELVMAELKKALRRQNTSYAELARQMDLPESTLKKWFNADDGSFNRINMICQAMGLSVFGVIKNAEEQNVQTFTFHEAQQQHFLKDKKSFVVYWLLVYERKSVDEVMQKLEMDKDDINKILLRLDRLGLVQFGAEDSLRVPKMRPIRWKFEGTFMTELLRDWVTKLFKDNLMNKKGSALMLQFFQLTPQSEDEFRREVAQLEEKYARRTILELNNPTQKLKQIRYISALAEGSFVDE, encoded by the coding sequence ATGGCCAACGTTAGCTATGAATTAGTGATGGCAGAGCTTAAAAAAGCTCTGAGAAGACAAAATACCTCTTATGCCGAGCTTGCCCGGCAAATGGATCTGCCGGAATCGACCCTCAAAAAGTGGTTCAATGCGGATGATGGGTCTTTCAATCGCATTAATATGATCTGTCAGGCCATGGGTCTTTCGGTTTTTGGGGTGATTAAGAATGCAGAAGAACAAAACGTTCAGACATTTACTTTTCATGAGGCCCAGCAACAACACTTTTTAAAAGATAAGAAGTCTTTCGTGGTTTATTGGTTGTTAGTTTACGAGAGAAAGTCTGTTGATGAAGTTATGCAAAAACTTGAGATGGATAAGGACGATATTAATAAAATTCTACTACGCTTAGATCGATTGGGGTTAGTACAATTTGGTGCTGAAGATTCTCTAAGAGTTCCGAAGATGAGACCCATTCGGTGGAAGTTTGAAGGCACGTTTATGACTGAACTCCTTCGAGACTGGGTCACAAAACTTTTTAAAGACAATCTTATGAATAAGAAAGGTTCTGCTCTTATGCTGCAGTTCTTTCAATTGACGCCACAATCAGAAGATGAATTCAGAAGGGAAGTCGCTCAGCTTGAAGAAAAATATGCTCGTCGAACAATTTTAGAGCTTAATAATCCTACTCAAAAGTTAAAACAAATTCGTTATATCTCTGCTCTGGCAGAAGGAAGTTTTGTCGACGAATAA